In Primulina eburnea isolate SZY01 chromosome 3, ASM2296580v1, whole genome shotgun sequence, one DNA window encodes the following:
- the LOC140827240 gene encoding protein WEAK CHLOROPLAST MOVEMENT UNDER BLUE LIGHT 1-like yields MEGAKDFQANAPPYSSPPPVFSSPNDEGRSVGVAPTIHGGNVESNESTEAPENPNNNDTKIRPKIVARPSPEDGYIAPVSSPRGRNGSIGRSHLKVPSISSGSSKSAPQSKPLRSSEFERGQIDTAAPFESVKAAVSKFGGIVDWKAHRVQTVERRKVINQELEKVRDEIPLCKKQSEAAEEAKTQVLKELDDTKRLIEELKLNLERAQTDEQQAKQDAELAKLRVEELEQGIADGASFAAKAQVEVAKARHAAAVSELKTVKDQLEQLRKDYTLLVAEKDAAVKKAEEAVSLSKEIEKSVEDLTIELITAKESLESAQGAHLEAEEHRAGAVMAKEQDTLIWEKELEQAEGELEKLNQKILSVKDLKLKLDSATTLLQDLKNELATYMESLVKIETGEGGTSENGLEELKKTRADIEVAIDRAKNELEEVKVNIQKATDEVKILKVAASSLNLELEKEKLEAAALKQREEMASIAVASLEAELKRTKSEIALAQKKEKEEREKLLDLPKQVQEVAQEAERAKELAETAREELRKAKEESEQAKAVASTLESRLRATQKEIEAAKASEKLALAAINALEESESANGKNDGEDSPTGVTLSLEEYYELSKKAHEAEEQANLRIAAALSQVEVAKESEARSLKRLEEVNIELSERKNALKASLQRAENATEGKLGVEQELRTWRSEHEQRRKAGESISAAGSLDKSSRASFEEKKESKNAISSPDSSTHWRTSQSSFTSNTETNPSPEIRATKKKKKSFFPRVFMFLARKKSHSSKSS; encoded by the exons ATGGAGGGTGCTAAAGACTTTCAAGCTAATGCACCTCCATATTCTTCGCCTCCTCCTGTATTTTCATCTccaaatgatgagggtcgatcAGTTGGTGTTGCTCCAACGATCCACGGGGGGAATGTAGAATCCAATGAGTCTACAGAAGCACCTGAAAACCCCAACAATAATGACACCAAGATCAGACCGAAAATAGTTGCTAGGCCATCTCCTGAGGATGGTTATATTGCTCCCGTTTCATCCCCTCGAGGGAGAAATGGTAGCATTGGGCGGTCCCATCTGAAAGTACCCTCAATTTCTAGTGGGAGTTCAAAATCTGCGCCACAGTCTAAACCTCTCCGTAGTTCGGAGTTTGAAAGAGGTCAAATCGACACAGCAGCCCCTTTTGAATCCGTGAAAGCTGCTGTTTCAAAGTTCGGAGGGATTGTCGACTGGAAAGCTCACCGTGTGCAGACAGTGGAG AGACGTAAAGTCATCAATCAAGAATTGGAGAAAGTCCGGGATGAGATACCATTGTGCAAGAAACAATCTGAAGCCGCTGAAGAGGCAAAAACTCAAGTTCTGAAAGAGCTAGACGACACTAAAAGGCTAATAGAAGAATTAAAGCTTAATCTTGAACGAGCTCAAACCGATGAACAACAGGCAAAACAGGATGCCGAACTTGCAAAGCTCAGAGTCGAAGAATTGGAACAAGGGATTGCTGATGGAGCCAGCTTTGCTGCCAAGGCGCAGGTCGAGGTCGCCAAAGCAAGGCATGCGGCTGCTGTTTCAGAGCTTAAGACTGTTAAAGATCAATTGGAACAACTAAGAAAAGACTACACGTTGTTGGTTGCCGAGAAAGATGCCGCTGTCAAAAAAGCAGAAGAAGCTGTCTCTCTGTCTAAAGAAATCGAAAAATCAGTTGAGGACCTGACGATCGAACTTATTACAGCCAAGGAATCATTGGAATCTGCTCAAGGGGCACATCTGGAAGCAGAGGAACATAGAGCCGGAGCAGTTATGGCAAAAGAACAGGATACTCTTATCTGGGAGAAGGAATTGGAACAGGCTGAGGGGGAGCTTGAGAAACTGAATCAGAAAATATTATCCGTGAAGGATCTCAAATTAAAGTTGGATTCTGCGACAACATTGCTGCAAGATTTGAAAAACGAATTGGCTACTTATATGGAATCACTAGTAAAGATTGAAACTGGTGAAGGAGGAACTTCAGAAAATGGGCTCGAGGAACTGAAAAAAACCCGTGCTGATATTGAGGTGGCCATTGATAGAGCAAAGAATGAGCTTGAAGAAGTGAAGGTCAACATCCAGAAAGCGACTGATGAAGTCAAGATCTTGAAGGTGGCTGCTTCATCATTGAATTTGGAActggaaaaagaaaaattggaagCAGCCGCCCTTAAACAAAGGGAAGAAATGGCGTCAATTGCAGTTGCATCTCTGGAAGCTGAGCTGAAAAGGACAAAGTCAGAAATAGCTCTTGCTCAAAAGAAAGAGAAAGAGGAAAGAGAGAAGCTGTTGGACCTTCCAAAGCAAGTACAAGAGGTGGCTCAAGAGGCGGAACGAGCAAAGGAACTTGCAGAAACAGCTCGGGAAGAGCTTCGAAAGGCCAAGGAAGAATCGGAACAAGCAAAGGCGGTAGCAAGTACCTTGGAAAGTAGATTACGTGCTACTCAAAAGGAAATTGAAGCTGCGAAGGCCTCCGAGAAATTGGCACTGGCAGCTATAAATGCATTGGAGGAGAGCGAATCTGCTAATGGGAAGAACGATGGTGAGGATTCACCAACGGGAGTAACACTTTCCTTGGAAGAATACTATGAGCTTAGCAAGAAAGCCCATGAAGCAGAGGAGCAGGCAAACCTACGGATAGCAGCTGCTCTTTCTCAAGTTGAGGTAGCAAAAGAATCGGAGGCAAGGAGTTTGAAAAGGCTAGAAGAAGTAAATATTGAATTGTCCGAAAGAAAGAATGCTCTAAAAGCTTCTCTGCAGAGGGCCGAGAATGCAACTGAAGGAAAATTGGGAGTCGAACAAGAGCTAAGAACTTGGAGGTCTGAGCACGAGCAAAGGCGGAAAGCTGGAGAATCCATTTCAGCAGCAGGGAGTTTGGATAAAAGTTCGAGAGCAAGCTTTGAGGAGAAAAAAGAATCCAAGAATGCTATAAGCTCACCCGATTCTTCTACACACTGGAGGACAAGTCAAAGTTCATTTACGAGTAACACGGAGACGAATCCATCTCCAGAAATAAGAGCCAccaagaaaaagaagaaatcaTTCTTCCCTCGAGTCTTCATGTTCTTGGCCAGAAAGAAGTCACATTCATCAAAGTCATCGTAA